The stretch of DNA CGTCAGCTATTTTCGTTCGCTGCCGCTGGGCTATCGCCCACTGGTGCTCGATCAGCTGCGCAGCATGGGCGGTACGCGTTTCTTCGTGTCGCTGAATGACAAGCCGTTGGAGATGCAGATCCTGCCGCCAACCGAGCGCAAGCAAGCGGTGCTGGCTGATGTGGACGAAGTGCTTCGCGAGCGCCTTGGTAACGACGTCGACATGTCAGTCAACTTTGTCAGCCCCGACGACCTGCGCATTTTCAACGGCGGGGTAAAGCTCGACGAACTGCCGCGGTCCTGGGCGCATTATGCGTTGAGTCTGGAGCCGCTCAATCCCCCTGTGTTGGTGACGCAGATCCAGATTGCGCCCGGCGAGTGGCTCTATCTCGCCTCATTAATGCCGGCGCCTTACGTCAGTCTCGAAGACGACGGCATACCGACCCAGCAGCTCTGGTTCATCTTCCTTACTACCAGCTTTCTGTTGTTGTTTATCGGCCTCCTTGTGCACTGGCAGAGCCGCCCGCTCAAGCGGCTAGCGCAGGCGGCCAGGGAAATGTCGCTGGGCAGCGAAGTGGAATTGCTGCCCGAGGCGGGCGGTAGTGAGGTGGTGGAAGTAAGCCGAGCATTCAACAGCATGCGTGAGCGCATCGGCCGCTATCTGACCGAGCGCAGCCAATTATTCAGTGCTATTTCCCACGATCTGCGTACACCGATCACCCGGTTGCGCCTGCGCGTGGAACTGCTCGATGACGAAGCGTTGCAAAGCAAGTTCAGCCGCGACCTCGATGAGCTGGAGCTTCTGGTCAAGGGGGCGCTGCAATGCGTCAAGGACACCGACATCCATGAAAATATCGAGCCGCTGGATCTAAACGTGCTGCTCGACTGCGTGACTGAGCCCTATCTGGCCCCTGCTGGAAACGGCCGTGTAACGGTTCATGGCAAACCTGCCGCGCCCTATGCCGGCAAGCCGCTCGCGCTGCGCCGCTGTATCGGCAATCTGCTCGATAATGCCCTCAAGTACGGTGAGCGGGCACGCCTGCAAATCGTCGATGATGGCGAAACTTTTGTGCTGCACGTCGACGACGAAGGCCCTGGAGTGCCGCAGGCGTGGTTGCAGCAGGTCTTCGAGCCGAACTTC from Pseudomonas sp. DNDY-54 encodes:
- a CDS encoding ATP-binding protein, with translation MTRSARRRWLLVPRSLLGRMLFLTLLVVLMAQALSSFIWVSQLRASQMEGLLTSARSLAHSMAASVSYFRSLPLGYRPLVLDQLRSMGGTRFFVSLNDKPLEMQILPPTERKQAVLADVDEVLRERLGNDVDMSVNFVSPDDLRIFNGGVKLDELPRSWAHYALSLEPLNPPVLVTQIQIAPGEWLYLASLMPAPYVSLEDDGIPTQQLWFIFLTTSFLLLFIGLLVHWQSRPLKRLAQAAREMSLGSEVELLPEAGGSEVVEVSRAFNSMRERIGRYLTERSQLFSAISHDLRTPITRLRLRVELLDDEALQSKFSRDLDELELLVKGALQCVKDTDIHENIEPLDLNVLLDCVTEPYLAPAGNGRVTVHGKPAAPYAGKPLALRRCIGNLLDNALKYGERARLQIVDDGETFVLHVDDEGPGVPQAWLQQVFEPNFRLAAKQPGYGLGLGIARNIAHAHGGELSLRNLREGGLRVTLSLPRHAD